The genomic window CGGCCGACAGGAACAGTCTGGCTGCCGAACCCAGTTCGATGTCGGATACAGCCGGGATCACCCAGCGAAGTCCCAACAGGATCAGTCCGATGGCTAGCACGACTCTGCCAGGCACCCTCGGGTCCTTCATCCGTTCAGCCTACGTGGGCGTCCACACCACCGAGTAGCCTCCGATCATGGCGATGCTCTCGGGTTGGTTCATGGCCCCCTCCGCCGATCGCTACTGCCCTCGCTGGCCCCACGCCCTGGCCTCGAGTTCTCGAACGAGCTGGGGCTGGCCGGTGGCGACGATCACCGATTCAGGGCGCAGGCGGCCCGTGCGGCGCTGGTACTCGTAGCAGGCCATGCATAACCTCCGGGCACGCGCGACGCGCTGGCACGGCGGGTTCTCGCACTTCACCGGCTCGCTCGGTGGACGGCCCACACCGGCAGTGTAAGAAATCACCTCCGTGGCGGCGGCCGATCCCCGTTCAGCGATGCTTCGGCGTCCGCTACGGTCACGATCCGCCGCCGGTAGTTCTGCAGAGCGAACCGATCGCACGCGGTCTCCCCTACCCGGCGCCCGCCCTTCCTAGTGGTACCCCAGACGTGCATCCACTCGTGGCAATACAAGAATCGCACCACCTCGCGCGGCGTGCGGAACGTGACCCCCTCGGTGAGCCATATGAAGCGCAGCCGTGGGCCGGGCCGGCGCTTGGCCGCGTACGGCACGACCTCCCCGAACGGGAAGAACGGCTCCGGCACCTGCAGCGTGATCGTGCGCTCGTCGAAGTCCGTCCAGGCAGATAGGTGCGGACGTTCTCGGTAGCGCAGGGGCTTGACCTGCACGGCGTAGCCGTCTGCGTCCGGCAGTCCGCGCAGGGCCCGCCGCACGGCATCGGGGGGCAAGGGTTCGAACGTCGAGGTGATGTGCACCCCTCTAGCATGGCCGGACGATGAGCGAACCGGCCCGCGAGGAGCGTTCCCACCGCGACGGCGTGCGCGCGGTCGCCCCACTGGCGATCGCGGTGGTGGGGTTCGGCATCTCGTTCGGAGTGCTGGCGAAGACCGCCGGCATGGGGAGCCTCGCGCCGATCGTGATGTCGATGACGACGTTCGCCGGATCGGCGCAGTTCGCCGCGGCTTCGATCCTCGATGTCGGGGGGACGGTCGTCTCGGCGATCACCGCTGCAGTGCTGCTGAACGCGCGATACGGCCCGATCGGCGTCAGCGTGGCTCCCTACCTCACCGGCAGCTGGTGGTCGCGCTTCCTGCACGCCCAGCTGACGGTCGACGAGTCGTGGGCCATCGCCGCCGAGGGCGACGGTCGCTTCAACCCACGGGTGCTGCTCGGCGCCGGCGTGACCCTGTACACGGCGTGGGTGATCGGCACAGTGCTCGGCGTCGCGTTCGGCGACGTGATCGGCGATCCGTCACGGTGGGGCCTCGACGCCGCGTTCCCCGCGCTGTTCCTCGCCCTGCTCGTGCCGCAGCTGCGCGATCGGCGGTCGATCGAGGCGGCCGTGCTCGGCGCGGCGATCGCACTCGCGCTCACCCCGTTCACGCCAGCGGGGGTGCCGATCATCGCCGCCAGCGCCGCGTGCTTGCTGGGCCTCGGCCGTGCAACTGCCGCCGACGAGCCCGAGGAGGCGTCGCCGTGAGCGCCACTTGGACGGTCGTGATCGCCGTCGGCGCCGTCACGGTCGTGATCAAGGCGCTCGGGCCGATGCTGCTGGGTGGGAAGCAGCTCCCCAGGCGGGTCACCGATGTCGTCGCCCTGCTGGCCCCGGCCCTGTTGGCCGCCCTCGTGGCGGTCAACACCTTCGGCGGAGACCAGGAGCTGGTCGTCGACGCGCGGGTGCCCGGCGTGCTCGCGGGGGCGGTGGCGATCAAGCTGAAGGCGCCGGTGTTGGTCGTGGTCATCGTCGCGGCGCTCGTGACCGCGACCGTGCGAGCCGCGACCGGGTAGGCTCCGCCACCGATGACCCGCTACCGAGACCTCGGCCTCACGGTCGGCCTGCTGCCGCCGGGCCCGCTCAACGCGATCACCGACGTCGACGGCGTCACGGTCGGGATGACCACGCTGATCGAAGGCGAGGGCGCGCTGCTCGTGGGTGAGGGTCCGGTGCGCACCGGGGTCACCGTGATCGTGCCGCACCCAGGCATCGGCGCCGAACCCGTGTTCGCCGGCTGCCACCGACTCAACGGCAACGGCGAGCTCACCGGCTTGGAGTGGATCCGAGAGTCGGGTCAGCTCACGACACCGATCGCGCTCACGAACACCCACAGCGTGGGGGTCGTGCGCGACGCCCTGGTGGCGGCCGAGCTGCGTGGCCGCGCGGACCTCACCGCGTATTGGAGCCTTCCCGTCGTCGGCGAGACCTACGACGGGGCCCTCAACGACATCAACGGCATGCACGTGCGTCCAGAGCATCTG from Actinomycetota bacterium includes these protein-coding regions:
- a CDS encoding AzlC family ABC transporter permease — protein: MSEPAREERSHRDGVRAVAPLAIAVVGFGISFGVLAKTAGMGSLAPIVMSMTTFAGSAQFAAASILDVGGTVVSAITAAVLLNARYGPIGVSVAPYLTGSWWSRFLHAQLTVDESWAIAAEGDGRFNPRVLLGAGVTLYTAWVIGTVLGVAFGDVIGDPSRWGLDAAFPALFLALLVPQLRDRRSIEAAVLGAAIALALTPFTPAGVPIIAASAACLLGLGRATAADEPEEASP
- a CDS encoding AzlD domain-containing protein — encoded protein: MSATWTVVIAVGAVTVVIKALGPMLLGGKQLPRRVTDVVALLAPALLAALVAVNTFGGDQELVVDARVPGVLAGAVAIKLKAPVLVVVIVAALVTATVRAATG